From Nicotiana tabacum cultivar K326 chromosome 20, ASM71507v2, whole genome shotgun sequence, one genomic window encodes:
- the LOC107795383 gene encoding uncharacterized protein LOC107795383 — MGSEGPKSVTIHVTGFKKFHGVAQNPTETTVNSLKDFVKKRGLPAGVTLGSCTVLETAGEGGLPTLLKVIESESSSENSSNNGQVIWLHLGVNSGSTKFAIESLAVNEATFRCADELGWQPQRLPIVPEDGGINQARKTSCSAEGILEFLKKKGFEVTMSDDAGRFVCNYVYYHSLRFAEKKGHKSIFVHVPTFNRVNQETQMEFVVALLEAIASTC, encoded by the exons ATGGGATCAGAGGGGCCAAAATCTGTGACAATTCATGTGACGGGGTTCAAGAAATTTCACGGTGTTGCTCAGAATCCTACAGAGACAACAGTTAATAGCTTGAAAGATTTTGTTAAAAAGAGAGGATTACCTGCTGGTGTGACCTTGGGTAGCTGTACTGTTCTTGAAACTGCTGGAGAGGGTGGACTTCCGACATTGTTGAAGGTCATAGAGTCAGAGTCCTCTTCAGAAAACAGTTCAAATAATGGACAAGTCATATGG CTTCACCTTGGAGTAAACAGTGGATCAACGAAGTTTGCAATTGAGAGTCTGGCAGTGAATGAAGCCACATTTCGTTGTGCAGATGAGCTTGGTTGGCAACCTCAG CGATTGCCTATTGTTCCAGAGGATGGAGGAATAAATCAAGCAAGAAAG ACATCTTGCTCTGCCGAGGGAATCCTGGAATTCTTAAAGAAGAAAGGCTTTGAAGTAACAATGTCTGACGATGCAGGCCGTTTTGTGTGCAATTATGTATATTACCATTCTCTCCGGTTTGCAGAGAAAAAAGGTCACAAGTCTATCTTTGTCCATGTTCCTACCTTTAACAGAGTGAACCAGGAAACACAAATGGAATTTGTAGTTGCTCTTCTGGAGGCTATTGCATCAACTTGTTGA